From a single Brassica napus cultivar Da-Ae chromosome C9, Da-Ae, whole genome shotgun sequence genomic region:
- the LOC106381393 gene encoding dehydrogenase/reductase SDR family member 12-like has product MFLLKTWRSTAFGIYGYMNFTKTGFLDHSKKFKPEDMQIQIQGKNCVVTGANSGIGYAVAEGLASRGATVYMVCRNKERGEEALSKIQNSTGNQNVYLEVCDLSSVNDIKSFASSFASKDVPVHVLVNNAGLLENKRTTTPEGFELNYAVNVLGTYTMTELMLPLLEKASPDSKVITVSSGGMYTSPLTTDLQFSGEKFDGVLQYARNKRIQVALTEKWADKYKNKGIGFYSMHPGWAETPGVARSLPSFKESFSGKLRTSEEGADTVVWLALQPKEKLVSGAFYFDRAEAPKHLTLAGTSKSHDLIDSVIDTLHSMAALDP; this is encoded by the exons ATGTTCCTCTTAAAG ACATGGAGATCAACCGCTTTCGGGATTTATGGCTATATGAATTTCACCAAGACTGGTTTCCT AGACCATTCAAAGAAGTTCAAACCTGAAGATATGCAGATACAAATCCAAGGAAAGAACTGTGTGGTCACTGGAGCTAACTCTGGTATTGGTTACGCCGTTGCTGAAGGTCTTGCTTCACG tgGAGCAACTGTTTACATGGTGTGTCGGAACAAGGAAAGAGGAGAGGAGGCTCTTTCTAAGATTCAAAACTCTACAGGAAACCAGAATGTCTACCTTGAA gtTTGTGATTTGTCTTCTGTTAATGATATAAAGTCATTTGCTTCGAGTTTTGCTTCAAAGGATGTTCCGGTTCATGTGCTG GTTAATAACGCCGGTTTGCTTGAGAACAAACGAACGACTACACCTGAAGG ATTCGAGTTGAACTACGCGGTGAATGTACTTGGGACATACACAATGACAGAGCTGATGCTTCCGCTGTTGGAGAAAGCGTCGCCTGACTCCAAAGTCATCACCGTCTCCTCTGGTGGAATGTACACGTCGCCACTTACAACAGATCTTCAG TTTAGTGGTGAAAAGTTCGATGGAGTGTTACAATACGCACGGAATAAAAGAATCCAG GTGGCTCTGACAGAAAAATGGGCTGATAAGTACAAGAACAAAGGCATAGGTTTCTACTCAATGCACCCTGGCTGGGCTGAGACACCTGGTGTCGCCAGGAGTTTGCCCAGTTTCAAAGAAtc GTTCTCTGGTAAGCTTAGAACGAGCGAAGAAGGAGCAGACACAGTTGTTTGGCTAGCACTTCAGCCTAAAGAGAAGCTGGTCTCTGGTGCATTCTATTTCGATAGAGCAGAAGCACCAAAACATCTGACGCTTGCAGGTACAAGCAAGTCTCATGACCTTATAGACTCTGTCATTGACACACTGCATTCCATGGCAGCTCTTGATCCTTAA
- the LOC106376985 gene encoding probable choline kinase 3, translated as MAIGIFGLIPSSSPDELRKILQKLSTKWGDVIEDLESLEVKPMKGAMTNEVFMVSWPRKETNLRCRKLLVRVYGEGVELFFNRDDEIRTFEFVARHGHGPRLLGRFAGGRVEEFIHARTLSASDLRDPNISAVVATKLRKFHSINIPGDQTVHIWDRMRTWVGQAKNLCSAEHSEEFGLDNIEDEINLLEQEVNNEYHQQEIGFSHNDLQYGNIMIDEDTNAITIIDYEYASYNPVAYDIANHFCEMVANYHSDTPHILDYTLYPGEEERRRFICNYLASSGEEPREEDIEQLLDDVEKYTLASHLFWGLWGIISGYVNKIDFNYLEYSKQRFKQYWLRKHQLLPFYSSHK; from the exons ATGGCAATAGGAATCTTTGGATTGATCCCAAGCTCATCACCAGACGAGCTAAGGAAGATTCTGCAAAAACTTTCGACAAAATGGGGAGACGTAATTGAGGATCTTGAGAGTCTTGAAGTGAAGCCGATGAAAGGAGCGATGACTAACGAAGTGTTCATGGTGAGTTGGCCTAGAAAAGAAACGAATCTTCGATGTAGGAAACTTCTTGTTCGTGTCTATGGTGAAGGCGTTGAGCTTTTCTTTAACAGAGACGACGAGATTCGGACTTTTGAGTTCGTGGCCCGACATGGCCACGGTCCAAGACTACTTGGCCGTTTCGCCGGCGGCAGAGTCGAGGAGTTTATCCATGCCCGG ACCCTATCAGCAAGCGATCTTCGTGATCCCAACATATCAGCTGTAGTGGCAACTAAGCTAAGAAAATTTCACAGCATAAACATTCCTGGAGATCAAACTGTTCACATCTGGGACAGGATGAG GACTTGGGTAGGACAAGCCAAGAATCTGTGTTCAGCTGAACATTCAGAAGAGTTTGGTCTAGACAATATTGAAGATGAAATCAACTTGCTAGAACAAGAAGTGAACAATGAGTACCACCAACAAGAAATAGGTTTTTCTCACAATGATTTGCAGTATGGTAACATCATGATTGATGAAGACACCAATGCCATCACTATCATT GATTATGAGTATGCAAGTTACAATCCAGTTGCTTATGACATAGCAAATCACTTCTGTGAGATGGTAGCAAATTACCATTCTGACACTCCTCATATCTTGGACTACACTTTATATCCAG gagaagaagaaaggaggagATTCATCTGCAACTACCTCGCCTCTTCAG GTGAAGAACCAAGAGAGGAAGACATAGAACAGCTTTTGGATGATGTGGAGAAGTATACATTGGCGAGCCATCTCTTCTGGGGTTTATGGGGAATCATCTCT GGCTATGTGAACAAGATTGACTTCAATTATCTCGAGTATTCGAAGCAGAGATTCAAACAGTATTGGCTTCGAAAGCACCAGCTTTTACCTTTCTACTCATCTCATAAGTAA